The window AGACGCACCCACCCTCCTTTGGCAGAGTCTGTCCCATCGAGCTCAGGCCTGCCACCGATTCTAAGCCAACAACCGTATCGTCACCACGCAAGCAGAATCACCAAACACACCCGCCTCCTCCGGCCCGGGGTTAATTGACCTGACAGTCCGATTATTCGTCAGCACCCGACGTGCCACCTTtctctccctccccctccctccctgactgcccgtcgtcgtcatggaccagcagcagccgcaacagacgccggcggcgccccaGCAACaaggccagcagcagcagccgcagccgcagcagcaaccCGTCCATGGGACCACTGGACGCAGGCTGCACATTGCTCACCGACGCAGCCCTTCGGAGCTGACGCCTTTGATGAGCATGTTTGCCAACCCGGGAAGTAAGTCcattccgtcgtcgtcgccccctGCCATCGACGGCTCAAGCACCTTGTTGTCCTGTTCACCCACCCCTTGCTCTCAGCTCGCCAAGCCGAACCGTTCCCTCCCACGCAATGAAGCTTCCAGTACCGTTCGCTAACCGACCCGCCCCCGCGCAGTGGAACAATTAGCTATCCAGCAGCAGATTGAACTgttgcagcagcagcagcagcagattCAGGCCACGCACCAGCAATACGTCAACATGGGCATGATGCCCCCGGGGCAGCCCATGGCCCACAACGGGCCCTTCAGTCCTTTGCAGCCCATGGGCAACATTGGTCAGAACTTCCAGTTTCCCGCCCAGATACCGCAACAAAACGTGTCCATGGGCCCCCCAACCCAGCCTCTATCACATCGCCGTAATCAGTCGGCACTGCCCAGCATGGGCATGGGACCGCCCCCGGCTCCCTCGTCGGGCGCTTCCGGCTCCACCTTTGGCAACTTTGAGATCCCCGTCTACGGCCGGGAGAAtgcaggcggccgaggcggccgtggaggtggtgccggtgccggtcaCCAGCGAAGGCATTCTCTGGCTCTTGCCGAtgcgaagaaggcggccgagattgCCCAGCAGAAGCGGACGACGACTGGCTTCCAGTTTCCCGGCCCGGCCGCATCGTCCGATAAAGCCGATGAGGACAGTACCAAGGCGTCCGCCGCTCAGCCAAGCTCCGATGCCCCCGTCGCGCAGGGGACCACCCGTGGCCGCGGAATTCATGGTCGTAGCCAGAGCATGGCCGTGAATGGCCGAGGTGGCTTACGCATGAGCATGGACGGCAGCAGCGACTTCCAACGTCGCGCTAGCGGCGTCGCCCATTCCCGTACCGGCTCCCGAAGCTTCGAGGGCAACTGGCGAGCCCCGAATCAGAATCAGGATCAGATCGGCTCTGCTCAGACTCAGCCCTTCCAGCCCGGACACCGATCCCGCGGCTCCATCAACCAGTCCATGTCGTCGATCGGGGCCTTTCAGTACAGTCCCAATCAGTCCACGCTCATGCAGCTTCCTGGACAGATGATGATGCCCCAGATGTATGGCCAGCAGATGAATCCCATGCAGCTTGGCCAGCTTCAGGCTCTCCAGGCGGCTCAGATGAACGGCCAACCATTCCAGGGTCTCCAGAGCTCCcagcacgccggcggccagctcagcaaccagcagcagcagcagcagcgcaaGACCCTCTTCACCCCGTATCTTCCGCAGGCGTCTCTCCCCGCTCTCCTTGCGGACGGGCAGCTTGTCTCCGGCATCCTCCGTGTCAACAAGAAGAACCGCAGCGATGCGTACGTCACCACGCAGGACGGCCTTTTGGATGCAGACATCTTTATCTGCGGCAGCAAGGATCGCAACCGAGCACTTGAGGGAGACCTCGTCGCCATAGAGCTCCTCAACGTGGATGAAGTTTGGGCTCAGAAGCGAGAGAAGGaagagaagaagaagcgtAAGGATATCACGGACACCCGATCGAACTCGACGAGTCAGGGGGCCCATGCTTCTGGTCAAAACGACGACAGCACCATTCCGGAAGGCGGCATTCGCCGTCGCGGAAGTCTTCGCCAGCGCCCTACGCAGAAGAAGAATGACgatgtcgaggtcgagggccaGAGCCTTCTcctggtggaggaggaggagatcaACGACGAGGCGAAGCCGCTGTACGCCGGACATGTCGTCGCAGTCATCGAGCGCGTTGCCGGGCAAATGTTTTCCGGTaccctcggcctgctgcgtCCCAGCAGCCAGGCGACCAAGGAAAagcaggaggccgagagggCTGCCCGGGATGGTGGAAACAACCGCCAGAACGACAGTCGCCAGCACGATAAGCCCAAGATTGTTTGGTTCAAGCCAACCGACAAGCGAGTTCCGCTCATCGCCATCCCGACGGAGCAGGCGCCTCGTGACTTCGTCGAGAAGCACCAGGACTACGCCGATCGCATCTTTGTCGCCTGCATCAAGCGATGGCCCATCACCTCGCTTCACCCCTTCGGCACTCTCGTTGAGCAGCTTGGACGCATGGGCGACCTCAAGGTCGAGACGGACGCTCTGCTGCGAGACAACAACTTTTCGTCGGACGAGTTCTCCGAGGCCGTCCTTCGCAGCGTCGGTCTCCAGGACTGGTCGCTGGacaaggaggacgaggctgccATTGCCGCTCGCCGAGACTTCCGCGAGGAGAAGTGCTTTACGATCGACTtcaacggcggcgccgagcttggGAATGCCGTTCACATCAAGACTCGTTCGGATGGGAAGATCGAGATTGGCATCCACGTCCCAGACGTCGCGCATTTCGTCAAGCCCAATTCCCTCGTTGATCGTGAGGCCAAGAAGCGCGGCACTTCGGTCCAGCTTCTCAACCGATTCTCCGCCCTTCTGCCCCAGAAGCTGGCGGGCGAAATCTGCGCCCTGACGCCCGACCAGGAGCGATTGACCGTCAGCGTCGTGTTCAACGTCAACCCGCACAGCGGAGCCGTTGCCGAGGGCGACAGCTGGGTGGGCCGCAGCATCGTCAAGAGCGCTGGCAAGCTTTCCCTGGCCGACATCGACAGTGCCCTGGGCGACCCGTCCTCGTTCTCCAACGGAGCCGTTCCGGTCAAGACGATTCAAATCCTCCAGGGCGTTGCCCAGAAGTTCCGCGAGGCCcgtctcggcgccggcggtgaGCCGATCGCGCCCCTGCGGCTCCTGCAGCagctggacgacgagaacAATCCGGTGCAGGACAACATCTTCCACTCGACGCCCGCACTGGAGCTCGTGGAGGAAATCTCTCAAAAGGCAAACGCCTACGTCGCGCAGCGTCTTGCCGAGGGCCTTCCCGAGAAggctctcctccgccgccagGGTCCTCCCAACCCACGCCGCCTGCAGTCGTTCGCCGAGCGCATGACGGCCCTCGGCTACGACATGGACGTCTCCGGCAGCGGGGCTCTGCAGAACAGCCTGTTCAAGGTGGACGACTCTGACCTGCGCAAGGGCATGGAGACGGTCGTGGTCAAGTCGATGCAGCGAGCCAAGTACTTCATCGCCAGCAAGACTGCGAAGCCGTTGTGGCCGCACTACTCGCTCAACCTGCCGGTCTACACGCACTTCACTTCGCCTACGCGCCGCTACGCCGACATGATCGTGCACCGCCAGCTCGAGGTCGTCCTGTCGGAGGGTACCATCGAGTTCACGGAAGACATGGAAAACCTTGTCAAGACGGTTGAGTCGTGCAACACCAAGAAGGACTCGGCGCACAACGCGCAGGATCAGAGCATCCACATCGAGTCCTGCCGCAGCTTGGACAAGAAGCGGCAGGAAGCCAACGACGACCTCATCGTGGAGGGCATCGTGCTGTGCGTGTACGAGTCGGCCTTTGACGTGTTGATCCCCGAGTTCGGCTTCGAGAAGCGGGTGCACTGTGACCAGCTGCCGCTCAAGAAGGCCGAGTTCAGGAAGGAGAAGAGAGTGCTCGAGTTGTACTGGGAGAAGGGGgtgccgagctcggcgtaCGTGCCGGAAGATGAGCGCCccaaggcggcgacgtcgcagAGAATGAACAacgccatggcggccgcccGGCACGCgcaggaggccgagaaggccaAGACGGAGCGCGAGGAGGCGACGCGCAAGCAGACGGAGACGGGCACCATGTcgacggacgacgtcgacgccctgttcgacgacgacgaggacaacaCGTCGGACGTGACGGAGGCCATGGCCGGGGCCTCGCTGGCCGAGCGGCCGACGCAGAGCGTTCCGGGATCGCCTTTGCGCGCGCCGATGATGCAGCGAACCAACTCGGACTCGAAGGTGCCCGTTTCGgacacggccgaggcgcggaTGACCAACAAGGAGAAGTACCTCAGAATGTTCAAGTTGCGTGAGGAAGGCGGAGACTACGTCCAGGATGTGACGGAGATGACTCGCGTGCCAATCATCCTGAAGACGGACCTCAGCAAGAGCCCACCGTAAGTGACGCCATGGATGGATGACAGGGCCGAGCGTGCTTGTTGCTAACGATGGATGCAGTTGCCTGACGATTCGATCTCTCAACCCCTACGCACTGTAGTGGATGCCGAATACCGATGGCTAGAAGTTTGGTTTGATCCGGCAGCCAAAGATTGCATGCTGCGTTGACTGAAGGAGGATACGTCACGGAGAGGGCCGGTGGTTGCCGAAGATTTGTGATATATATTTTTAATGCCGAACTGGCGCAGATGTCGAAGAAGTCGGAGGAGCGAGTACATGTGAATGACAGAAGGTACAAAATAGCATGCGATAATAGCAACGTCGCACACATTTGAAGTGCCGAGAGTGAAATCGCAACGACTGGGCGGCATGCACTGGGCGGGTACCAGTCATGATGGCGTATGGCCCGTGGTCGTACGGTGgtatagtacttactgcgtGACTTGTACGAACGTGGCTGATGAGCCCATTTGGCTACGGAGCAGGAATTTCAGCGCACAACATGATGCAGATGCTTCCACGTAGCTGGCCAGTTTCGTCTGCCCGGGAAGCAGATTTGCCGCCCAGATTCGAGGACGCGAACGAAGGAAGGCGAGATGTGGGACAATAGAACAACGCGATAGATTCTGCCGACGCATGATAGGGAATGTTTGCGACATGGAAGAGTCCAAGGTTGAAAGGGGATGGGACAAAATGGCGGTGGCTGACGCGGCGATCATACGGCGGAGCTGACTCGAATGATGCGGATGCCGTTGTGGTCTCTTTCTTTCCGCCTCATGGACGCGATAGGGCCTTGGCTGATGTTTCGTTCGGCTCGATGGCGGCATGGGAAGACTTGTCGGATGTGTAATCGGTATCATGATTGGCAATCATCTTATTGTGAGTCCTATGCCACTTGAATGGTAGGTTGAACATTCTGATGATGTTTCTTGCGGCAGAAGAACAGTCGAACGCCGACCGAAATGGGGCAATCTTCAGCGATGGCTTGCGACACCAAGCGCCTGAACCTCGTCAACGTAGGATGGACATCTGCCAACCTCTGCTCGGACCCTCTGACGTCTGCACCATGCCTACTAGTGCGGAGGTTGGCAGGCTGGTGATAGACCAGGAAGGGTACTGGATAGCAGCATTGCTCATAAAAGAGCCGGAAGGTGGAAAAGGAGAAGGTTGAATTTGGGTGGAAAGTGCAGCAGGCATATGCCTGTGGATGGGCGGGGAAGAGCCAAGCTGCCCATGAAGTCCCTCCCTCCTAcatccccttcctcccctcTCGGTATCAGAACAGTTTCGGACACGACTTGCCCGAAATTCAATCCTCTCCTCGCTGCAATCAACTGCCTCCTGCGCCAGCGTCCTCGCCTCCAAGGTGCTTACGGGGACCACAAGGGCCACATGCTTGCCACCAAGAGTCGCAAGCCATCTGTGCAGCTATGTAACCCGGGAGACCGGGAACGTCAAGTATCGTGTTTGGCATTCTGCTCTGCTACCCTGCTGGCGGGGTCTTGTTGCCGCTCGGATCTTTGATCAGCCGCATGAATGAAGCTGGCTCTCGGCTCTCTACCACATCAGCAGCTCAAAAGGGCCGCAGCTTCCCTCATCCTCCAGGCTTGACTCAGGAGCAGACATTCGGATCTATAACCATCGTTCTCGTCCTTCGTTTTTCAACACCGCTTCCTCTGGGTGTGAGGTTGCAATATTGACCGAACGAGTAGTTTCCTTCTCCGTCACGCCAATACCTTGCACACGAGCCGCTGGTCACCGCTTCCTTCTCATTCCTCATCTCTTCCCAACGATATCGGGAATATCAGGCATCGCAACTTCCGACGTTGGCGTGCGGGTCGTACTCTCAGGATTTTCTCGACAAGAAAAATAGGCAGACGTTTGTCAACATGGCCTCGCTCAAGACGGTGGTCGTCACGGCCCTAATGGCGTCCGCATACGCCCTGCCGCCAGTGCAGAGGGTGTCTGCGAGACGGCTCAAGTATCACAGCCTTGCCGTACGGCAAAACGCTGCCGCTGAGAAGCAGGGGCTCAGCGATGTGGGCATTTTGCAGTTGTAAGCTCCCCTGCCTTTTGGCCGGGCCATTTCTTGAATAGTCAGTGCTGACAGTGTGGAAGTGCCCTGACGTTGGAAAACCTCGAGTCGTCCTTCTATAGGGAGGGCTTCGCCAAGTTCCCGGACGCCGAGTTCGCTGCCCTTGGTCTCAACGAGCGAGCGATATCCGACCTCAAGTCCATTGGCAAGACGGAGGAGCAGCATGTCGGTCTCCTGCAGTCGGCTGTCGCCCAGGCCGGCATCCAACCCGTCCAGCCGTGCACGTACAACTTCAACCTGACGGATGCCAAGAGCATGGTTGCCACCGCTGCTGTGCTCGAGAACGTTGGCGTCTCAGCCTATCTCGGCGCTGCACCACTGGTTTCCGACAAGGGCATTCTCACCACAGCTGCCTCCATCGTTACCATCGAAAGTCGCCATCAGTCCGCCATCCGCATCTTCTCCGGCACCAGCGCCATCCCGCAGGCCTTCGACGCACCCCTGAACCCTCGTTCCGTCTTCACCCTTGCAGCACCCTTCATCAAGGAGTGTCCTCAGGGGTCCAACCTGGTCATTCAGCCTTTCCCTGCGCTCTCCATGGATAGCCCCGGACCCGCCCAAGTCGGCTCCACGATCTCGGTCACGGCCGCCAACACTGCCGAGGCCAAATTTTGTGCCTTTACCTCTGGAGGCGTTTCTCCTGGAGGTACCATGTTCACTCCCCTTACCGACGGCCGGAACTGTGTCGTGCCGAGCGTCGCCGGAGTGTCGTACCTGTCGTTGACAAAGGAGGCACCTTTAGACGGAGTCCTTAAGGATGACTTGATTCTTGCCGGGCCGATGGTTGTGACCGTCACGTAGTACGAGCCGTTGGGGTTCCATCTTGCCTTCATTTCTCGTGATTTGTTATCTTCTCCCCTCTACTCATGAAGATGGCGACAGTTTTTGCGTTTCTATGCCGCTGGACGCAACGAGCACAAGTCGTGCTGTGGGAAGCTCAAGCTGTCGTGAGCCATTGGCTACGTCGCGGAACGGAAGGAATAGTCATCACACGGGCCCAGCCATGTCGGTCCCTTGATAGCACTAACCCGAATGTTTTCTTATCATGTCTTTCCTAGATACAATATTCACAAAACCCAATTCCAACTGGCCTATAGAGACACAGTCGTATGCTGTCATACCAAGCGACAGGATAGAGCTCTCAGACTGCACGCTAGCGAACGGGAGCCACGTTCGAAGTTTCACGCCGCAAACATGACTGGCCGTCTGCGATTGCTTCATACCCGTCAATACGCGCTGCCATTCACGCTGTGTCAAGCCTGAGTTCTCCGTATTCTGAAACGGTGTTGAGACGCTCGTCAACAGCTTTGTCTCGTGGAGACCGATGCCAAGGAACTACAAGGTCGCTACTACAGTTGGCCATCACTCGAGGGCAAAGAAACGCGAGGGATTTGGTATCTTCTACATGACGTGGCAAACGATGTAAGCCAGCCTGTCGTCACCGGCCACAACCCTCCAGTTACTCGATGCTTACTTGGAGCCATGCCGGCGTCCTGGATCGACCATCGACATTAGCATACAAAATGGCATCCAGGCCAGTTCAGAGGCCTCGCATTGGGTCCCCTGTCCGCGGGGCCACCACACCCCGACACCCAATTCTTCCATGCTATCCACTGCCAGAATTTTGAATCTCTCCAATAACTTGCTGCAGCTGCAGCTGCTGATCCTCGTAGACATCGATGCGCCGC of the Drechmeria coniospora strain ARSEF 6962 chromosome 01, whole genome shotgun sequence genome contains:
- a CDS encoding Ribonuclease II/R; protein product: MDQQQPQQTPAAPQQQGQQQQPQPQQQPVHGTTGRRLHIAHRRSPSELTPLMSMFANPGMEQLAIQQQIELLQQQQQQIQATHQQYVNMGMMPPGQPMAHNGPFSPLQPMGNIGQNFQFPAQIPQQNVSMGPPTQPLSHRRNQSALPSMGMGPPPAPSSGASGSTFGNFEIPVYGRENAGGRGGRGGGAGAGHQRRHSLALADAKKAAEIAQQKRTTTGFQFPGPAASSDKADEDSTKASAAQPSSDAPVAQGTTRGRGIHGRSQSMAVNGRGGLRMSMDGSSDFQRRASGVAHSRTGSRSFEGNWRAPNQNQDQIGSAQTQPFQPGHRSRGSINQSMSSIGAFQYSPNQSTLMQLPGQMMMPQMYGQQMNPMQLGQLQALQAAQMNGQPFQGLQSSQHAGGQLSNQQQQQQRKTLFTPYLPQASLPALLADGQLVSGILRVNKKNRSDAYVTTQDGLLDADIFICGSKDRNRALEGDLVAIELLNVDEVWAQKREKEEKKKRKDITDTRSNSTSQGAHASGQNDDSTIPEGGIRRRGSLRQRPTQKKNDDVEVEGQSLLLVEEEEINDEAKPLYAGHVVAVIERVAGQMFSGTLGLLRPSSQATKEKQEAERAARDGGNNRQNDSRQHDKPKIVWFKPTDKRVPLIAIPTEQAPRDFVEKHQDYADRIFVACIKRWPITSLHPFGTLVEQLGRMGDLKVETDALLRDNNFSSDEFSEAVLRSVGLQDWSLDKEDEAAIAARRDFREEKCFTIDFNGGAELGNAVHIKTRSDGKIEIGIHVPDVAHFVKPNSLVDREAKKRGTSVQLLNRFSALLPQKLAGEICALTPDQERLTVSVVFNVNPHSGAVAEGDSWVGRSIVKSAGKLSLADIDSALGDPSSFSNGAVPVKTIQILQGVAQKFREARLGAGGEPIAPLRLLQQLDDENNPVQDNIFHSTPALELVEEISQKANAYVAQRLAEGLPEKALLRRQGPPNPRRLQSFAERMTALGYDMDVSGSGALQNSLFKVDDSDLRKGMETVVVKSMQRAKYFIASKTAKPLWPHYSLNLPVYTHFTSPTRRYADMIVHRQLEVVLSEGTIEFTEDMENLVKTVESCNTKKDSAHNAQDQSIHIESCRSLDKKRQEANDDLIVEGIVLCVYESAFDVLIPEFGFEKRVHCDQLPLKKAEFRKEKRVLELYWEKGVPSSAYVPEDERPKAATSQRMNNAMAAARHAQEAEKAKTEREEATRKQTETGTMSTDDVDALFDDDEDNTSDVTEAMAGASLAERPTQSVPGSPLRAPMMQRTNSDSKVPVSDTAEARMTNKEKYLRMFKLREEGGDYVQDVTEMTRVPIILKTDLSKSPPCLTIRSLNPYAL
- a CDS encoding twin-arginine translocation pathway signal yields the protein MASLKTVVVTALMASAYALPPVQRVSARRLKYHSLAVRQNAAAEKQGLSDVGILQFALTLENLESSFYREGFAKFPDAEFAALGLNERAISDLKSIGKTEEQHVGLLQSAVAQAGIQPVQPCTYNFNLTDAKSMVATAAVLENVGVSAYLGAAPLVSDKGILTTAASIVTIESRHQSAIRIFSGTSAIPQAFDAPLNPRSVFTLAAPFIKECPQGSNLVIQPFPALSMDSPGPAQVGSTISVTAANTAEAKFCAFTSGGVSPGGTMFTPLTDGRNCVVPSVAGVSYLSLTKEAPLDGVLKDDLILAGPMVVTVT